In Corynebacterium nuruki S6-4, the following proteins share a genomic window:
- a CDS encoding YhjD/YihY/BrkB family envelope integrity protein — protein sequence MSDTTTDAKSAAATGTDNTDGTPAGKPSKIDGFREKWPWLDHVMHMNDRYGEQGGNQFAAGITYFSVLSLFPLIMLVMAVAAMVLAGNQDLLDKLLDKVTDSGEGGLGDTLSDIINTAINQRGSVFGIGLVLTVWTGLGWIGNLRMGISAMWRVSGKADSFLRGKISDFIALVGLLLSLIIAFAVTAVGSGGFTWRIIQNLNMDHVTGIRVVVYILATLIALAANWVVMFWLLMFFPRAYVPRPAAVRGAVIGAIAFEIFKQFAAVFFNNTMSNPAGAAFGPIIGVMVLLYFVWRITLYCSAWVATAPESIDEMVEDAPLPAVIQIRAAAAWVPDEAAASEQAERNRTAGLVGAGAAAGAIVTGIVTRLFRK from the coding sequence ATGTCCGACACAACGACCGACGCGAAGTCCGCCGCCGCCACCGGCACCGACAACACGGACGGCACTCCCGCCGGGAAACCGTCGAAGATCGACGGATTCCGGGAGAAGTGGCCCTGGCTCGACCATGTGATGCACATGAACGACCGCTACGGGGAACAGGGCGGGAACCAGTTCGCCGCAGGCATCACCTACTTCTCGGTCCTGTCACTGTTCCCGCTGATCATGCTCGTCATGGCGGTCGCGGCGATGGTGCTGGCCGGCAACCAGGACCTGCTCGACAAACTGCTGGACAAGGTGACGGACTCGGGTGAGGGCGGTCTGGGGGACACCCTCTCCGACATCATCAACACCGCCATCAACCAGCGTGGCAGCGTGTTCGGCATCGGCCTCGTCCTGACCGTCTGGACCGGCCTGGGCTGGATCGGCAACCTGCGCATGGGTATCTCCGCGATGTGGCGGGTCTCCGGCAAGGCCGACAGTTTCCTCAGAGGCAAGATCAGCGACTTCATCGCCCTGGTCGGACTGCTGCTCTCCCTGATCATCGCCTTCGCCGTCACCGCCGTCGGCAGCGGCGGATTCACCTGGCGGATCATCCAGAACCTCAACATGGACCACGTCACCGGCATCCGCGTGGTGGTGTACATCCTCGCCACGCTCATCGCCCTCGCCGCGAACTGGGTGGTGATGTTCTGGCTGCTCATGTTCTTCCCGCGGGCCTACGTCCCCCGCCCCGCGGCGGTGCGCGGCGCGGTCATCGGCGCGATCGCCTTCGAGATCTTCAAGCAGTTCGCGGCGGTGTTCTTCAACAACACGATGTCGAACCCGGCCGGTGCCGCGTTCGGCCCGATCATCGGCGTGATGGTGCTGCTGTACTTCGTCTGGCGGATCACGCTGTACTGCTCGGCCTGGGTCGCCACCGCCCCGGAGTCCATCGACGAGATGGTGGAGGACGCCCCGCTGCCCGCCGTCATCCAGATCCGTGCAGCCGCGGCATGGGTCCCCGACGAGGCCGCCGCGTCAGAGCAGGCGGAGCGGAACCGCACCGCCGGACTGGTCGGCGCGGGGGCGGCGGCCGGGGCGATCGTCACCGGGATCGTCACCCGGCTGTTCCGGAAGTAG
- a CDS encoding D-alanyl-D-alanine carboxypeptidase family protein, translating to MHPPRRRSTAPARVPAALLAVAVAASCLPTVAAETGRNGADRDAWLPLTAAADAPLPADPVLDTDDCRYDSRLPRAFDGDAARGPDTPEVRTMARPGPGGPGMDSCGTVAADGMQLPSRLSLGSYVVYDVDTGDVLAAKDPYGLYRPASIIKILLVMVALDTLDLDAPVPVTPEMVDIDGSRVGIGPGGRYTARQLLQGLVMASGNDAALALADALGGKGATVTRMQSLADSLGVSATKVTTVNGLDTPDVQTTAWDMALLYRAAFRRDDVRRLLGTQLIDFPGFDDHPGFQLSSDNGMLYNYPGALGGKTGFTDNARHTYAAAAQRDGRTVGIVALNSTIAAGRPWEQAEGIFDAAFGTPRGAGVGQLTDTGTAAVAAAAAGTADASDPAGSDRSGGAAQVAVTAAVVATLVLILGGVTVLAVRRRR from the coding sequence ATGCACCCGCCCCGCCGCCGTTCCACCGCCCCCGCGCGTGTTCCCGCCGCCCTTCTCGCCGTCGCCGTCGCGGCGTCCTGCCTGCCCACCGTCGCCGCCGAGACCGGACGCAACGGGGCGGACCGGGACGCCTGGCTCCCGCTCACCGCGGCCGCGGACGCGCCGTTGCCCGCCGATCCGGTGCTGGACACCGACGACTGCCGCTACGATTCCCGCCTCCCCCGCGCCTTCGACGGGGATGCCGCGCGCGGGCCGGACACCCCGGAGGTCCGCACCATGGCACGCCCGGGCCCCGGCGGTCCCGGCATGGACAGCTGCGGCACCGTCGCCGCCGACGGGATGCAGCTGCCGTCCCGGCTGTCGTTGGGCAGTTATGTCGTCTATGACGTCGACACCGGCGACGTGCTCGCGGCCAAGGACCCCTACGGGCTGTACCGGCCCGCCTCGATCATCAAGATCCTGCTGGTCATGGTGGCCCTCGACACGCTGGATCTCGACGCGCCGGTACCGGTCACCCCGGAGATGGTCGACATCGACGGCTCCCGGGTCGGTATCGGCCCCGGTGGGCGGTACACCGCCCGCCAACTGCTGCAGGGACTGGTCATGGCGTCCGGCAACGACGCCGCCCTCGCCCTCGCCGACGCGCTCGGCGGGAAGGGCGCCACCGTCACGAGAATGCAGTCGCTGGCGGATTCGCTCGGGGTCTCGGCGACGAAGGTCACCACGGTCAACGGGCTGGACACCCCCGACGTGCAGACCACCGCCTGGGACATGGCACTGCTCTACCGGGCGGCGTTCCGACGCGATGACGTGCGCCGGTTGCTCGGCACGCAGCTCATCGACTTCCCCGGTTTCGACGACCACCCCGGGTTCCAGCTCTCCAGTGACAACGGGATGCTCTACAACTACCCCGGCGCGCTCGGCGGGAAGACCGGGTTCACCGACAATGCCCGGCACACCTACGCCGCGGCGGCGCAGCGCGACGGCCGCACGGTCGGCATCGTGGCGCTGAACTCCACCATCGCCGCGGGGCGCCCCTGGGAACAGGCCGAGGGCATCTTCGACGCCGCCTTCGGGACGCCGCGGGGCGCGGGTGTGGGACAGCTGACGGACACCGGGACAGCGGCGGTGGCCGCAGCGGCGGCTGGGACCGCCGACGCATCTGACCCGGCCGGCTCCGATCGTTCCGGCGGAGCGGCACAGGTGGCCGTCACCGCGGCGGTCGTCGCCACCCTCGTCCTCATCCTGGGTGGGGTGACTGTGCTGGCGGTGCGTCGGCGACGGTGA
- a CDS encoding adenosine deaminase — protein sequence MSDSNTPSPTTVDPEAVHKLPKVVLHDHLDGGLRPQTIIDIAAETGYDKLPTTDAAELEKWFFDAANSGDLPTYLTTFDHTTAVMQTHEALVRVTREAVEDLAADGVCYAELRYAPEQHLAQGLTLQQVVEATVQGVKEGEKSVADRGGRIHARLLLCAMRHADRAAEIAQLLIDNYGEHTPGEGYVVGFDIAGAEDGFPASNHVKAFDLLRQNLVPVTVHAGEAAGVESIADGLRQGAVRIGHGVRIYEDMEATMSGIELGKIARFVRDRRIPLEMCPTSNTQTGVCDTVEEHPFNLLYEMGFTCTVNTDNRLVSGCTMTSEMLRLAECFDLEYWQLLELTTNALETAFCDQPLRESLEREVIYPAYAELGDALDLDSEDVEADAASHAAGLSALHGEHAGHAHGVGSEEVELSMENLKAELEELGLSLDDSDDGDDADGAEGADGAEDK from the coding sequence ATGAGTGACTCGAACACCCCCAGCCCGACCACCGTCGACCCCGAGGCAGTGCACAAGCTCCCCAAGGTCGTGCTCCACGACCACCTCGACGGCGGGCTGCGTCCGCAGACCATCATCGACATCGCCGCGGAGACCGGTTACGACAAGCTGCCCACCACGGATGCCGCTGAGCTGGAGAAATGGTTCTTCGACGCCGCGAACTCCGGCGACCTGCCCACCTACCTCACCACCTTCGACCACACCACCGCCGTCATGCAGACCCACGAGGCACTGGTCCGGGTGACGCGGGAGGCCGTGGAGGATCTCGCCGCCGACGGCGTCTGCTACGCCGAACTGCGCTACGCCCCCGAGCAGCACCTCGCCCAGGGACTGACGCTGCAGCAGGTCGTCGAGGCGACCGTGCAGGGGGTCAAGGAGGGAGAGAAGTCGGTGGCCGACAGGGGCGGCCGCATCCACGCCCGCCTGCTGCTCTGCGCCATGCGCCACGCCGACCGCGCCGCCGAGATCGCCCAGCTGCTCATCGACAACTACGGCGAGCACACCCCGGGTGAGGGGTACGTCGTCGGTTTCGACATCGCCGGCGCCGAGGACGGTTTCCCCGCCTCGAACCACGTCAAGGCCTTCGACCTGCTCCGCCAGAACCTCGTGCCCGTCACCGTGCACGCCGGTGAGGCCGCCGGTGTGGAGTCCATCGCCGACGGGCTGCGCCAGGGCGCGGTGCGCATCGGCCACGGGGTGCGCATCTACGAGGACATGGAGGCCACCATGAGCGGCATCGAGCTGGGCAAGATCGCCCGGTTCGTCCGCGACCGCCGGATCCCGCTGGAGATGTGCCCGACGTCCAACACCCAGACCGGTGTGTGCGACACGGTCGAGGAGCACCCCTTCAACCTGCTCTACGAGATGGGCTTCACCTGCACGGTCAACACCGACAACCGGCTGGTCTCCGGCTGCACGATGACCAGCGAGATGCTGCGCCTGGCCGAATGCTTCGACCTGGAGTACTGGCAGCTGCTGGAGCTGACCACCAACGCGCTGGAGACCGCGTTCTGCGACCAGCCGCTGCGGGAGTCGCTGGAGCGCGAGGTCATCTACCCGGCGTACGCCGAGCTCGGGGACGCCCTCGACCTCGACAGCGAGGACGTCGAGGCGGACGCCGCCTCCCACGCCGCCGGCCTGTCCGCGCTGCACGGTGAGCACGCCGGCCACGCCCACGGGGTGGGGTCCGAGGAGGTCGAACTGTCGATGGAGAACCTCAAGGCCGAGCTCGAGGAGCTGGGGCTGAGCCTCGACGACAGCGACGACGGCGATGACGCTGACGGCGCTGAGGGCGCCGACGGCGCGGAGGACAAGTAG
- a CDS encoding NINE protein, with amino-acid sequence MSNQSPHQPDQPVQNRWQQQPAAQWSQPAPAAPRVQSHYDQAFQQAPAPVPYQLGVPARYDMTAPRKSKTVALILALPFLPTSWLGIHNFYLGQTLRGVLHLVFALIGMVPLLWLVVDPIHFIFIVVELALIITGAGNYGRDRQGRPLV; translated from the coding sequence ATGTCGAACCAGTCACCCCACCAGCCCGACCAGCCCGTTCAGAACCGCTGGCAGCAGCAGCCTGCGGCGCAGTGGTCTCAGCCGGCCCCCGCCGCACCGCGGGTCCAGTCGCACTACGACCAGGCGTTCCAGCAGGCGCCGGCGCCGGTCCCCTACCAGCTGGGTGTGCCCGCCCGGTACGACATGACCGCCCCGCGGAAGTCGAAGACGGTCGCGCTGATCCTGGCGCTGCCGTTCCTGCCGACCTCGTGGCTGGGCATCCACAACTTCTATCTGGGACAGACGCTCCGCGGCGTCCTGCACCTGGTGTTCGCCCTGATCGGCATGGTGCCGCTGCTCTGGTTGGTCGTGGACCCGATCCACTTCATCTTCATCGTGGTGGAACTGGCCCTCATCATCACCGGAGCCGGCAACTACGGCCGGGACAGGCAGGGCAGGCCACTGGTGTGA
- a CDS encoding DUF1707 SHOCT-like domain-containing protein, whose product MDPLPDRISDDRRRSLNDALTLAVGQGRIDLTEFSELTDAVWSTTDPARFGRLEQLVAGQTGHRDPETLAAKAAPVTPRPTVPGPPTPQSPGHSQILWFGDLDRRGDMQIAAHENLLLIFGDVDLDLRDASLSAAVTELHVTAVFGDVRITVPPGIRVDNRMSLVFGDVHVDQGRELPPGAPVLVVTGHATFGDLRVSVAEPGAPMKRSWWSWLTGE is encoded by the coding sequence ATGGACCCACTGCCCGACCGCATCTCCGACGACCGCCGCCGCAGCCTCAATGACGCGCTGACCCTCGCCGTCGGACAGGGCCGCATCGACCTCACCGAGTTCTCCGAACTCACCGATGCCGTCTGGTCGACGACGGACCCGGCGCGTTTCGGACGCCTCGAGCAACTCGTCGCAGGACAGACCGGACACCGCGATCCCGAGACGCTGGCGGCCAAGGCGGCGCCGGTGACCCCGCGCCCCACCGTGCCGGGGCCACCGACACCGCAGTCGCCCGGCCACTCGCAGATCCTCTGGTTCGGCGACCTGGACCGCCGCGGCGACATGCAGATCGCCGCCCACGAGAACCTCCTGCTCATCTTCGGCGACGTGGACCTCGACCTGCGGGACGCCTCCCTCTCCGCAGCGGTCACGGAGCTGCACGTCACCGCGGTCTTCGGTGATGTCCGGATCACCGTCCCGCCCGGAATCCGGGTGGACAACCGCATGTCGCTGGTGTTCGGTGACGTCCACGTCGACCAGGGGCGCGAACTGCCTCCCGGCGCGCCGGTCCTGGTCGTCACCGGGCACGCCACCTTCGGTGACCTGCGTGTCAGCGTCGCCGAGCCCGGGGCACCGATGAAGCGGTCCTGGTGGAGCTGGCTCACCGGGGAGTGA
- a CDS encoding substrate-binding domain-containing protein: MFKKTLRTALAATAAVLTVSLAACSSTGGAPRGNGGGDGGGTVDTPRYVMSMVSHGAPGDTFWDLVRKGAEDAAQKDNIELRYSSDPEAPNQASLVQSAIDSQVDGIAVTMPTADAIGPTAKKAVAAGIPVVGLNAGMEQYEKYGMSGFFGQEEGVAGQKAGERLKQEGAKKVLCVIHEQGNQSQEDRCAGVKKGQGGTVETLYVNGKDLTSVQSTIKSKLAQDTSIDWVMGLVTPVSLVAVDAAKEAGRTPGDDLKIGTFDTNAELVPAVKNGSIDFAVDQQPYLQGYMAIDALWLAKRNGTTVGGGRPVYTGPSFVDQSNIDTIADAAKEGLR, translated from the coding sequence ATGTTCAAGAAGACCCTCAGGACCGCGCTAGCCGCCACGGCCGCCGTCCTCACCGTCAGTCTCGCCGCGTGTTCCTCCACCGGCGGAGCCCCGCGCGGCAACGGCGGAGGCGACGGCGGCGGGACCGTCGACACGCCCCGCTACGTCATGAGCATGGTCAGCCACGGTGCCCCCGGGGACACCTTCTGGGACCTCGTGCGCAAGGGCGCCGAGGATGCCGCGCAGAAGGACAACATCGAGCTGCGCTACAGCTCCGACCCCGAAGCCCCGAACCAGGCCAGCCTCGTGCAGTCCGCCATCGACTCGCAGGTCGACGGCATCGCCGTCACCATGCCGACCGCCGACGCGATCGGCCCCACCGCCAAGAAGGCTGTCGCCGCCGGGATCCCCGTCGTCGGCCTCAACGCCGGCATGGAGCAGTACGAGAAGTACGGCATGTCCGGCTTCTTCGGCCAGGAGGAGGGCGTGGCCGGGCAGAAGGCCGGCGAGCGGCTGAAGCAGGAGGGCGCGAAGAAGGTGCTCTGCGTCATCCACGAACAGGGCAACCAGTCCCAGGAGGACCGCTGCGCCGGCGTGAAGAAGGGCCAGGGTGGCACCGTCGAGACCCTCTACGTCAACGGCAAGGACCTCACCTCGGTGCAGTCCACCATCAAGTCCAAGCTCGCGCAGGACACCTCGATCGACTGGGTGATGGGCCTGGTCACCCCGGTCTCCCTCGTCGCGGTGGACGCCGCGAAGGAGGCCGGCCGCACCCCCGGTGACGACCTGAAGATCGGCACGTTCGACACCAACGCCGAGCTGGTCCCCGCGGTGAAGAACGGCAGCATCGACTTCGCCGTCGACCAGCAGCCCTACCTGCAGGGCTACATGGCGATCGACGCCCTGTGGCTCGCCAAGCGCAACGGCACCACCGTCGGCGGCGGTCGACCGGTCTACACCGGCCCGAGCTTCGTCGACCAGTCCAACATCGACACCATCGCGGACGCCGCTAAGGAAGGCCTGCGATGA
- a CDS encoding ABC transporter permease has product MSAPATVAATATEPPKTRQGLDKILHRPELASLIGVIGVFVLFFIVAPSFRSADAFATVLYTSSTLGIVALAVGLLMISDEFDLSTGVAVTTTALAATMLNYNWHLQSWVGSLIALAVALAIGFFNGWMVTHTGIPSFLITLATFLMLQGLNLAVTKLVTDQVATPTISDMQGYELCRKIFAGQWDIFGVTFKVTIFWWILFVAVASWVLFKTKFGNWIFAVGGDPDASRAVGVPVNRVKIILFMVVAAACWFVGQHNLYSFDSIQAGQGVGNEFLYIIAAVVGGCAMTGGKGTAIGTALGALIYGMTNQGIVYAGWNPDWLKFFVGAVLLLAVLANNSFSKFTEARK; this is encoded by the coding sequence ATGAGCGCGCCCGCCACCGTCGCGGCCACCGCGACCGAACCCCCGAAGACCCGGCAGGGTCTCGACAAGATCCTGCACCGTCCCGAACTCGCCAGCCTCATCGGCGTGATCGGCGTGTTCGTCCTGTTCTTCATCGTCGCCCCGAGCTTCCGGTCGGCGGACGCCTTCGCCACCGTGCTGTACACCTCCTCGACCCTCGGGATCGTCGCCCTGGCCGTCGGCCTGCTCATGATCTCCGACGAGTTCGACCTGTCCACCGGTGTGGCGGTGACCACGACCGCCCTGGCGGCGACGATGCTGAACTACAACTGGCATCTCCAGTCCTGGGTCGGCTCGCTCATCGCGCTGGCGGTCGCGCTGGCCATCGGGTTCTTCAACGGCTGGATGGTCACCCACACCGGGATCCCGAGCTTCCTGATCACCCTGGCGACCTTCCTCATGCTGCAGGGGCTCAATCTCGCGGTGACGAAGCTGGTCACCGACCAGGTCGCCACCCCGACCATCTCCGACATGCAGGGTTACGAACTGTGCCGGAAGATTTTCGCCGGCCAGTGGGACATCTTCGGGGTGACGTTCAAGGTCACCATCTTCTGGTGGATCCTCTTCGTCGCCGTGGCCAGCTGGGTGCTGTTCAAGACGAAGTTCGGCAACTGGATCTTCGCCGTCGGTGGTGACCCGGACGCCTCCCGTGCCGTCGGGGTGCCGGTGAACCGGGTGAAGATCATCCTGTTCATGGTCGTCGCCGCGGCCTGCTGGTTCGTCGGCCAGCACAACCTGTACTCCTTCGACTCGATCCAGGCCGGTCAGGGTGTGGGCAACGAGTTCCTCTACATCATCGCCGCGGTCGTCGGCGGCTGTGCGATGACCGGCGGCAAGGGTACGGCGATCGGCACCGCCCTCGGCGCGCTGATCTACGGCATGACCAACCAGGGCATCGTCTACGCCGGCTGGAACCCGGACTGGCTGAAGTTCTTCGTCGGTGCGGTGCTGCTGCTGGCGGTGCTGGCGAACAACTCCTTCTCGAAATTCACGGAGGCACGCAAATGA
- a CDS encoding ATP-binding cassette domain-containing protein, which yields MSGTPVIELRGVSKVYGSFHALEDIDLTVDAASVTCVLGDNGAGKSTLIKTLAGLHRPTSGEILVDGEPVSFDNPRDALDHGIATVYQDLAVVGEMPVWRNFFLGQELTGRFGRMRETEMRQITADRLHDMGIDLPDVAVPIASLSGGQRQVVAIARAMYFGGRLLILDEPTAALGVKQSGMVLKFIAAARDKGVAVIFITHNPHHAYLVGDRFVLLNLGRQVLDATRDEVTLEQLTLEMAGGGELDALAHELER from the coding sequence ATGAGTGGCACACCCGTCATCGAACTCCGTGGCGTCAGCAAGGTCTACGGTTCCTTCCACGCGCTCGAGGATATCGACCTCACGGTGGACGCCGCCTCGGTGACCTGCGTCCTCGGCGACAACGGCGCGGGCAAGTCCACGCTGATCAAGACGCTCGCGGGGCTGCACAGGCCGACCTCCGGCGAGATCCTCGTCGACGGGGAGCCGGTGAGCTTCGACAATCCGCGGGACGCCCTGGACCACGGCATCGCGACGGTCTACCAGGACCTCGCGGTGGTGGGGGAGATGCCGGTGTGGCGCAACTTCTTCCTCGGCCAGGAACTCACCGGCCGGTTCGGCCGGATGCGGGAGACCGAGATGCGGCAGATCACCGCGGACCGGCTGCACGACATGGGCATCGACCTGCCGGATGTGGCGGTCCCGATCGCGTCGCTGTCCGGTGGTCAGCGGCAGGTCGTCGCGATCGCCCGCGCCATGTACTTCGGCGGCCGGCTGCTGATCCTCGACGAGCCGACGGCGGCACTGGGCGTCAAGCAGTCCGGCATGGTGCTCAAGTTCATCGCCGCGGCGCGGGACAAGGGGGTGGCGGTCATCTTCATCACCCACAACCCGCACCACGCCTACCTGGTCGGCGACCGGTTCGTGCTGCTGAACCTGGGTCGGCAGGTGCTCGACGCGACCCGCGACGAGGTGACTCTCGAGCAGCTGACCCTGGAGATGGCCGGCGGTGGCGAGCTGGACGCCCTCGCCCACGAACTGGAGCGTTAG